A single window of Anopheles moucheti chromosome 2, idAnoMoucSN_F20_07, whole genome shotgun sequence DNA harbors:
- the LOC128309739 gene encoding E3 ubiquitin-protein transferase MAEA: MAEIRAMEHPTLKVPYEILNKRFRIAQKTLDRELSQIQNVASELEKGLTEGSDSTEISRLLGGVVERLQVLKRKAEESISEELSAGYVCKRRLEHLKQNVNPPVDATTLELQAAATNQWKKIRLDRMIVEHFLRLGYYDTAERLAERSGIRDLTNLDIFQVTREVERDLVNRCTVKCIAWCNDNKSKLKKINSTIEFQLRVQEFVELIREDKRLLAVRHAQKYFPAFEHEQLKEIRQCMALLAFPVSTEIEPYKTLFDPQRWQDLVLHFRLENYRLFQLPAQSVLSVAVQAGISALKTPQCYSYTSKNMNCPVCQENVNEIAENLPFSHCAQSRLICRITGKPLNEHNLPMMLPNGQIFGQQAIEQMRRENDVLVCPKTNETFRSPKIEKVFVM; encoded by the exons ATGGCAGAAATCCGTGCGATGGAACATCCTACGCTGAAG GTACCATATGAAATTCTGAACAAGCGCTTCCGAATTGCTCAAAAAACTTTGGACCGCGAACTAAGCCAAATACAAAATGTGGCCTCGGAACTGGAGAAAGGTCTGACGGAAGGGTCTGACAGTACGGAAATATCGCGCCTGCTGGGAGGAGTGGTCGAGCGACTGCAGGTTCTAAAGCGTAAAGCCGAGGAAAGCATTTCAGAGGAACTGTCTGCTGGATATGTTTGCAAGCGCCGATTGGAACATCTGAAGCAAAACGTGAATCCGCCAGTCGATGCAACGACGCTAGAACTGCAGGCAGCTGCCACGAACCAGTGGAAGAAGATCCGTCTCGATCGAATGATCGTGGAGCATTTTCTGCGTCTTGGATATTACGACACCGCAGAACGGTTGGCCGAACGTAGTGGCATCCGGGACCTGACCAACCTGGACATCTTCCAGGTGACGCGCGAGGTGGAACGTGATCTGGTGAACCGTTGCACGGTGAAATGCATCGCCTGGTGCAACGATAACAAATCGAAGCTGAAGAAGATAAACTCCACAATCGAGTTTCAACTACGCGTGCAAGAATTCGTGGAACTGATCCGCGAAGACAAGCGACTGTTGGCGGTGCGTCACGCCCAGAAGTATTTCCCTGCGTTCGAACACGAACAGCTAAAGGAGATCCGCCAGTGTATGGCACTGCTCGCGTTTCCGGTGAGCACCGAAATTGAACCGTACAAAACACTTTTCGATCCGCAGCGTTGGCAGGATCTAGTATTGCACTTCCGGCTGGAGAACTATCGGTTATTCCAGCTGCCAGCCCAATCGGTGCTGAGCGTTGCCGTGCAGGCAGGTATTTCCGCCCTGAAAACACCGCAGTGTTACTCGTACACTTCGAAAAACATGAACTGCCCGGTATGCCAGGAGAATGTGAACGAAATAGCCGAGAATTTACCGTTCTCGCACTGTGCCCAGAGTCGTCTCATTTGCAG GATCACCGGCAAACCGTTGAACGAACACAACCTACCGATGATGCTGCCGAATGGGCAGATATTTGGCCAACAAGCCATCGAACAGATGCGTCGCGAGAACGACGTGCTCGTTTGTCCCAAAACTAACGAAACGTTCCGTTCGCCAAAGATTGAGAAGGTGTTCGTGATGTAG